From one Oncorhynchus clarkii lewisi isolate Uvic-CL-2024 chromosome 6, UVic_Ocla_1.0, whole genome shotgun sequence genomic stretch:
- the LOC139410917 gene encoding phytanoyl-CoA hydroxylase-interacting protein-like — protein METALSTPNNIQICEVTCDSFRIAWDMTPEDTARATHFFIDLSRKEGRDPNRFKHRDVPTKLVAKAVPLPMAVRGHWFLSPRTEYCVAVQTAVRQADGEYLVSDWSQVVEFCTGDYAMDHLKQLLGKAQGSAGRLLRFSVFYRNQHPDYFHYVRTECGGLMRPALKDNSGSHGSPINSKLQGVFLSCNTEFDTGLPPNDSPYGPLRFQIPAGNLLNPNTNLYFADFYCMYTAYHYVVLVLAPSGSEGDNFCRSSLPLLDLTANPFLTYIPPQRQGEDPLFCHASDVILEVLYTEPLYLEQGSVLEISGHHQMSQTTANAKKDPSCKVCNISVGR, from the exons ATGGAGACAGCCCTTTCCACCCCCAATAATATCCAGATATGTGAGGTGACCTGCGATTCCTTCCGCATCGCCTGGGACATGACCCCTGAGGATACTGCCAGGGCCACACACTTCTTCATAGACCTGAGCCGCAAAGAGGGCAGGGATCCCAACCGCTTCAAACACAGG GATGTGCCCACCAAACTGGTGGCCAAGGCAGTGCCTTTACCCATGGCAGTGAGAGGTCATTGGTTCCTGAGCCCACGGACAGAGTACTGTGTTGCTGTGCAGACTGCAGTGAGACAGGCAGACGGAGAGTACCTGGTGTCTGACTGGAGCCAGGTGGTCGAGTTCTGCACAGGGG ATTATGCCATGGACCACCTCAAACAGCTCCTTGGTAAAGCACAGGGTTCTGCTGGAAGATTGCTGCGGTTCTCTGTGTTCTATCGCAACCAGCACCCTGACTACTTCCACTATGTCAG AACTGAGTGCGGGGGGTTGATGCGCCCAGCCCTGAAAGACAATAGTGGAAGTCATGGCTCCCCTATCAACAGCAAACTGCAGGGAGTCTTCCTCAGCTGCAACACTGAGTTTGACACAGGTCTTCCTCCAAACGACTCCCCCTACGGCCCCCTGCGTTTCCAGATCCCGGCCGGGAACCTGCTGAATCCCAACACCAATCTTTACTTTGCTGACTTCTACTGTATGTACACAGCCTATCACTATGTGGTGTTGGTACTGGCCCCTTCTGGCTCAGAGGGGGATAACTTCTGCCGTAGTAGTCTCCCACTGCTGGACCTGACTGCCAACCCCTTCCTGACATACATCCCCCCCCAGAGGCAGGGAGAAGACCCCCTGTTCTGCCACGCCAGTGATGTCATCCTGGAGGTGCTCTACACAGAGCCGCTGTATCTGGAGCAGGGCAGTGTGCTAGAGATCAGTGGCCACCACCAGATGAGCCAGACCACGGCTAACGCCAAGAAGGACCCCAGCTGCAAGGTGTGCAACATCAGTGTGGGCCGCTGA
- the LOC139412017 gene encoding DNA replication complex GINS protein SLD5-like → MSDTLSDDASGGDDGQEDVMTPAELIGKLEEAWLNERFSPELLENKSEMGECVMEQLTHMEANLQRVRRGDVKASVHRMEIDRIRFVLSSYLRSRLQKIEKFFPHVLEKEKSRVEGDPSFLSPEEFAFAKEYLANTETYLKAVALKHMPPNLQTVDMLKAVPEPCLDSFVFLRVRERQENILVEPETDDQREYVVDLDVDSQHLMRYRSIAPLVSSGAVQLI, encoded by the exons ATGTCGGATACGTTGTCTGATGATGCCAGCGGAGGAGATGATGGCCAAGAAGATGTGATGACTCCAGCGGAGCTGATTGGGAAATTGGaagag GCCTGGCTGAATGAGAGGTTCTCTCCTGAGCTTCTGGAGAACAAGTCAGAGATGGGAGAGTGTGTGATGGAGCAGCTGACTCACATG GAGGCCAACCTGCAGCGGGTTAGGAGGGGTGATGTGAAGGCAAGTGTCCACCGTATGGAGATTGACAGGATCCGCTTTGTCCTCAGCAGCTACCTCCGCTCTCGCCTCCAAAAG ATTGAGAAGTTTTTCCCACATGTGTTGGAGAAAGAGAAGTCTCGAGTGGAGGGAGATCCTTCGTTCCTGTCTCCAGAGGAGTTTGCTTTCGCCAAAGA ATATCTGGCCAACACAGAGACCTATCTGAAGGCTGTAGCTCTGAAACACATGCCCCCCAATCTACAGACAGTGGATATGCTGAAAGCAG TACCAGAGCCTTGTCTGGACTCCTTTGTGTTCCTacgtgtgagggagagacaggaaaacATCTTGGTGGAACCTGAGACAGATGATCAGAG AGAGTATGTTGTGGATCTTGATGTGGATTCTCAGCATCTGATGCGGTATCGCTCTATAGCACCCCTGGTTTCAAGTGGAGCAGTACAGCTAATTTAA
- the LOC139412018 gene encoding AT-rich interactive domain-containing protein 5A-like has product MEEGRGVEGTLNQNSAAMEISDSASECEEPPRSSPMETEERSFIANLHCFMKDRGTPIERIPHLGFKQINLWKIYKTVEKLGSYDSVTARRLWKNVYDELGGSPGSTSAATCTRRHYERLVLPFERQLRGEEDKPLPPSKPRKQYKRSPEGSKSEGKRKRPHLEKETDSEGQLHSTPSSPWTTPSERLHPDRPPPNNETTVSDDLSSSAYSLSQPGQVQSSASDIISPLEKKKRMAQASLSQSQDCQSPKQEDRKGRPSVIHCSQSPGLVRSSRTRTTSEGSPLPPSSSSSRSPSPYSISSEDCPALTEERPPVPKPEVPLPFSSNPISACSGVHKPQSCSPDVKKYVGFPGGQRDFPQVSPLLGDTVSIKGQIKNSVWSPVCNGSNRRPAHQISPPTSCTYTVRSCLVPSTSSFTKVYPKSMEPLRPIPFRPGYTFHQNPNRPMLHDNDLIYTKKLHMVPRHYQTEKKEKSTTMLPKPLPTQQPVFHSNVSIPVSYLVPAYDRTRGDSGQKPPVHPFFLSTNRLPQSQINPMYRHAPTGHTNASPYEPARYSYPYSIPMLNPHTGYSITGMHYPQTRL; this is encoded by the exons ATGGAGGAGGGCAGAGGTGTGGAGGGGACACTGAACCAG AATTCTGCAGCGATGGAGATTTCTGACTCAGCCAGTGAATGTGAGGAGCCTCCCAGGTCTAGCCcaatggagacagaggagaggtccTTCATAGCCAATTTGCACTGTTTCATGAAGGACAGAGGCACACCCATAGAGAGGATACCACACCTGGGCTTTaagcaga TTAACCTGTGGAAAATCTAcaaaactgttgagaagcttgGCAGTTACGACTCT GTGACAGCACGACGGCTGTGGAAGAATGTGTATGATGAGCTGGGGGGCAGCCCAGGCAGCACCAGCGCTGCTACCTGTACCCGCAGACACTATGAGAG GCTTGTTTTACCCTTTGAGAGACAgttgaggggagaggaggacaaACCTCTGCCTCCAAGCAAACCACGCAAACAGTACAAGAGGAGCCCTGAGGGAAGCAAGTCTGAGGGCAAGAGGAAGAGGCCCCATCTGGAAAAGGAGACGGACTCTGAG GGCCAGCTACACTCTACTCCATCGTCTCCATGGACCACTCCATCTGAAAGGCTCCACCCAGACCGTCCTCCACCAAACAATGAGACTACCGTCAGTGACGACCTCTCTTCCTCTGCGTACTCCCTATCCCAGCCAGGTCAGGTCCAGTCTTCTGCTTCAGACATAATCTCCCCTCTGGAGAAGAAGAAGCGTATGGCCCAGGCCAGCCTGAGTCAGTCCCAGGACTGTCAGAGCCCCAAACAGGAGGACCGTAAGGGCAGGCCCTCTGTGATCCACTGCTCCCAGTCCCCAGGGCTGGTCCGTTCTAGCCGGACACGCACTACCTCGGAgggctctcctctccctccgtcgTCCTCCTCTTCCCGTAGCCCATCCCCCTACTCCATCTCCTCTGAGGACTGTCCAGCACTAACTGAAGAGAGGCCCCCAGTTCCAAAACCAGAAGTACCTCTTCCTTTTTCCAGCAACCCAATATCTGCCTGCAGTGGGGTCCACAAGCCTCAGAGCTGCAGCCCTGATGTCAAGAAATATGTTGGCTTCCCTGGAGGACAAAGAGATTTCCCTCAGGTCAGCCCTCTACTGGGTGACACAGTTTCTATCAAAGGTCAGATTAAAAACTCTGTATGGAGCCCTGTCTGCAATGGGAGTAACAGACGTCCAGCTCACCAAATATCCCCACCAACGTCCTGCACGTATACTGTTAGGTCTTGCTTGGTTCCATCCACCTCCAGTTTCACTAAAGTTTATCCCAAATCTATGGAGCCTTTGCGGCCTATACCCTTTCGACCAGGTTACACAttccatcagaacccaaatagGCCCATGTTACATGATAATGATCTGATCTATACTAAGAAACTACATATGGTCCCTCGACATTATCAGACAGAGAAAAAGGAGAAGTCCACGACAATGTTGCCAAAGCCACTTCCAACGCAACAACCTGTATTCCACTCTAATGTCAGCATACCAGTGTCCTACCTCGTCCCAGCCTATGACAGGACAAGGGGAGACTCTGGACAGAAGCCACCTGTACACCCATTCTTTCTATCCACCAACAGACTGCCTCAGTCCCAGATCAACCCTATGTACCGTCATGCCCCAACGGGACACACCAATGCTTCCCCTTATGAGCCTGCTCGCTACTCCTATCCCTATTCCATTCCTATGTTGAATCCCCATACTGGTTACAGCATCACTGGCATGCATTATCCTCAAACTAGGCTGTGA